The proteins below come from a single Mangifera indica cultivar Alphonso chromosome 16, CATAS_Mindica_2.1, whole genome shotgun sequence genomic window:
- the LOC123199608 gene encoding L-type lectin-domain containing receptor kinase IX.1-like: MAFSCQIPSKENCSSVFFNFLVLLILWVLPFASSVSFSYSSFPANTPNIVFEGDAFPSNDVLQLTKNQADINLTRSLGRATYSQPVIIWDPKTRKLTDFTTHFSFIIKAVNTSNNGDGITFFFAPFDSTIPDNSTGGYLALFSPETAKLNTSKQIVAVEFDSFQNSWDPSSDHVGINVNSIISVATVNWKSSIKDGRRANAWVSYNSSTQNLSVFLTYADNPVFSGNSSLWYIVDLRKFLPERVKVGFSASTSEVVEIHNIISWNFTSTLDENKGKTNVGLIVGLTVGTGALICGLGVIWFIRWKKRGGVNKEDEAIDEAMDDEFEKGTGPKRFAYRELNKATNSFAEEGKLGEGGFGGVYKGLLSDQKTEVAVKRVSRRSKQGKKEYVSEVRIISRLRHRNLVQLYGWCHQQGELLLVYEFMPNGSLDAHLFGGKATLSWAIRYKIALGLASALLYLHEEWEQCVVHRDIKSSNVMLDSNFNAKLGDFGLARLVDHDSTSQTTVLAGTMGYLAPECVTTGKASKESDVYSFGVVALEITCGRRPVESREEPSKVRLVEWVWGLYGKGQLHEAADKRLMRDFDERQMECLMIIGLWCCHPDYTLRPSIRQVINALNFEAPLPSLPSKLPVPTYYAPPMDMSKFTYTTSGVTQSSLNSNSTCSLTSVGSTTALFNSRKVD, encoded by the coding sequence ATGGCGTTCTCCTGCCAAATTCCATCTAAAGAGAACTGTTCGTCTGTGTTTTTTAACTTTCTGGTTTTGTTAATCTTGTGGGTGCTCCCATTTGCAAGTTCAGTTTCTTTCAGCTATTCCAGTTTTCCAGCGAACACCCCCAATATAGTATTTGAAGGAGATGCATTCCCATCAAATGATGTTCTCCAACTGACCAAGAACCAAGCTGACATCAATCTCACAAGAAGCCTTGGCCGTGCCACATATAGCCAACCTGTGATTATTTGGGATCCCAAGACTCGAAAACTCACAGACTTCACAACTCACTTTTCCTTTATTATTAAGGCAGTTAATACTTCTAACAATGGCGACGGGATAACTTTCTTCTTTGCTCCATTTGATTCAACAATTCCTGACAACTCAACTGGTGGATATTTGGCACTGTTTAGTCCTGAAACCGCGAAACTCAACACTTCTAAGCAAATTGTTGCGGTCGAGTTTGATAGCTTCCAGAATTCTTGGGATCCAAGCTCTGATCATGTAGGAATTAATGTTAATTCCATTATCTCAGTAGCGACTGTCAACTGGAAAAGCAGCATTAAGGATGGAAGAAGGGCTAATGCCTGGGTAAGTTACAACTCTAGTACACAGAATTTAAGTGTCTTTCTAACTTATGCAGATAATCCTGTCTTCAGTGGAAACTCCAGTCTTTGGTATATTGTTGATTTGAGAAAATTTCTCCCCGAACGGGTTAAGGTAGGTTTCTCTGCATCTACAAGTGAGGTTGTTGaaatacataacattatttcttGGAATTTTACGTCaaccttggatgagaataaAGGAAAAACCAATGTTGGGTTAATAGTTGGTTTAACCGTGGGCACTGGAGCTTTAATATGCGGATTGGGTGTGATTTGGTTTATTAGGTGGAAAAAGAGGGGCGGTGTGAATAAGGAAGATGAGGCCATTGATGAAGCTATGGACGATGAATTCGAAAAGGGCACTGGACCTAAGAGGTTCGCTTACCGTGAACTAAACAAGGCCACAAACAGCTTTGCGGAGGAAGGCAAGCTGGGGGAGGGAGGATTTGGCGGTGTTTATAAGGGTTTACTGAGCGATCAAAAAACAGAAGTGGCTGTCAAGAGGGTGTCAAGAAGATCAAAACAAGGGAAAAAGGAATATGTTTCGGAAGTGAGGATCATTAGTCGTTTAAGACATAGAAATTTGGTTCAACTGTATGGTTGGTGTCACCAACAAGGAGAGCTCCTTCTTGTCTATGAATTCATGCCAAACGGAAGCCTTGATGCTCACCTCTTCGGAGGAAAAGCCACGCTTTCTTGGGCTATACGTTACAAAATAGCGCTTGGTTTGGCTTCGGCTTTATTGTATCTCCACGAAGAGTGGGAACAATGCGTTGTCCACAGAGATATCAAATCTAGCAATGTCATGTTGGATTCAAATTTCAACGCCAAGTTAGGCGATTTCGGCCTCGCAAGACTTGTCGACCATGATTCAACCTCGCAAACTACTGTTTTAGCTGGGACTATGGGTTACCTTGCTCCGGAATGTGTTACAACCGGCAAAGCGAGTAAAGAGTCTGATGTTTATAGTTTCGGAGTTGTCGCCCTCGAAATCACATGTGGAAGAAGGCCAGTTGAATCTAGGGAAGAACCGAGTAAAGTAAGGCTAGTGGAGTGGGTATGGGGCCTCTACGGAAAAGGGCAACTTCATGAAGCTGCGGACAAGAGATTAATGAGAGATTTCGATGAGAGGCAAATGGAGTGTTTGATGATAATTGGGCTTTGGTGCTGCCATCCTGATTACACTCTTCGTCCATCTATAAGACAAGTGATAAATGCTTTAAACTTTGAGGCTCCATTGCCGAGCCTTCCCTCGAAGTTGCCAGTGCCTACGTATTATGCACCTCCCATGGATATGTCTAAGTTCACCTACACAACCTCCGGCGTCACACAGTCATCACTTAACAGTAACTCAACATGTTCATTGACATCAGTAGGCTCAACAACGGCTCTTTTCAATTCCCGAAAAGTTGATTAA
- the LOC123199728 gene encoding probable mannitol dehydrogenase, translating into MGSAPEQEHPNKAFGWAARDSSGVLSPFNFSRRATGATDVTFKVLYCGICHTDLHMIKNEWKNAKYPLVPGHEIVGEVIEVGSKVEKFKVGDKVGVGYMVGSCRSCDNCASNLENYCPKMLPSCNSIYYDGTITYGGYSNFMVVDEHFVIHIPDDLPLDASAPLLCAGITVYSPLRYYGLDKPGMHVGVVGLGGLGHVAVKFAKAMGVKVTVISTSPNKKNEAVERLGADSFLVSRNPDEMEAAMGTMDGIIDTVSAHHPVLPLIGLLKTNGKLVLVGASEKLEIPDFPLVIGRKLVGGSMIGGIKETQEMIDFAGQHKVTADIEVIDIGSVNTAMERLEKSDVRYRFVIDVAKTMKPSTS; encoded by the exons ATGGGGTCTGCACCAGAGCAAGAGCACCCAAACAAGGCCTTTGGGTGGGCCGCCAGGGATTCGTCTGGTGTTCTCTCTCCCTTCAATTTCTCCAGGAG AGCCACCGGAGCGACGGACGTGACATTCAAAGTGTTGTATTGTGGGATATGCCACACAGATCTTCACATGATAAAAAACGAATGGAAAAACGCTAAGTATCCTCTTGTTCCCGG GCATGAGATAGTAGGTGAAGTGATAGAGGTTGGGAGCAAAGTGGAGAAGTTCAAAGTTGGAGACAAAGTGGGCGTCGGATACATGGTGGGATCATGCCGCTCTTGCGACAACTGTGCCAGCAATCTCGAGAATTACTGCCCCAAAATGTTACCCTCTTGTAATTCTATTTACTACGACGGAACCATCACATACGGAGGCTACTCCAACTTTATGGTTGTCGACGAGCACTTTGTCATCCACATCCCAGATGATTTACCTCTAGATGCTAGCGCCCCTCTCCTCTGCGCTGGAATTACTGTTTACAGTCCTCTGAGATACTATGGACTTGACAAACCTGGAATGCATGTGGGCGTCGTTGGCCTTGGTGGGCTAGGCCATGTGGCTGTCAAGTTTGCAAAGGCAATGGGGGTCAAGGTCACCGTCATAAGCACCTCTCCGAACAAAAAGAACGAAGCTGTCGAACGTCTTGGTGCCGATTCCTTTTTGGTCAGCCGAAACCCAGATGAGATGGAG GCTGCAATGGGCACAATGGACGGTATTATTGACACAGTATCCGCCCATCACCCTGTTCTGCCATTGATTGGATTATTAAAGACAAATGGAAAGCTTGTTCTTGTTGGAGCGTCTGAGAAGCTAGAGATTCCAGATTTTCCTCTGGTCATAG GGAGGAAGCTGGTCGGGGGTAGTATGATCGGGGGCATAAAAGAGACGCAAGAAATGATCGATTTTGCGGGACAGCACAAGGTGACGGCAGACATTGAGGTGATAGATATAGGGAGCGTGAACACTGCAATGGAACGACTTGAGAAATCTGATGTCAGATACCGATTCGTGATTGATGTTGCCAAGACAATGAAGCCTTCCAcctcttaa